ATTATATTCCTACAGGTCAACGTTATATGGATACAGACAGCACAACAGTAAGCGCTAAGTTTGACTATAAAGCATCAAATAATATTGCATTTGATCTATTAATTGCGGGCATGGATTATCAATGGGGCTTTGAGACTTATGATTCAAAAGTTGAAGACCGTCAAATACTTACAACCGAAGAACAAAACCTTACTATCGACGGCAAGATGCGCTTTGGGTTAAACAATGATGCGCTTTATGGTTTTGTTGGACTAGCCTATTTTGAGCGTGAACAAGATTATGAGAGTGTTGGCGGGTCAGAATATCATGGCCATGATGAAAGTGACTCTAAAGCCATTTATGGTGAAGTGAGCTATATTTTTGCTGATGACTTTACTCTGATTGCAGGCGGTCGTGTGGAAAAAGAATCACAGTATCGCGATTATTTTGGGAAAAAGCTATCGGTACTTGACCAAGACAACACCATTACTCTGCCAAAACTGGTACTGCAATACGCCATTTCAGATGCGACAACAGCAACAGTGAGCGCACGTAAAGGCTATAACTCAGCGGGCGGTGCACTCGATTGGTTTGCGGGTGAATACTATTATTATGATTCTGAATCGGTTAATACCTTTGAAACAGGTATTCGCTCTAGCCTAAATAATGGCAATATTAACGTAAGCGCTAACCTTTTCTACAATGACTATTCAGATTACCAAGCAACTAATTTACAGCGCCGTATTTCAAATATCGACTCGGTCGTTACATACGGTTTAGAAACCGAAATAAGCGCGATGGTAACGCAAGATCTTCGCTTAAACGCAGGCCTTGGCTTAATGAACTCAGAAATAAAAGATGATAGTCCAGGATACGAAAGCATTAATGGTAACGAACTCAGTTCAGCACCCGGTATTACAGCCAACTTAGGCGCAAGTTACTGGTTTACCGATGCCTTATCTGCCAAAGCATCCATTTCATTTGTTGATGATTATTACGGTGAAACATCAAATACAGAGGAACGTATCGCAGGCGATTACACGGTAGCACGTGTCTCGCTTAACTACGAGCTTGAAAACTGGATCATCAATGCGTTTATCAATAACTTAACTGATGAAAAAGCGGTTACGGTTTACCAACCAGTTCAACCCGGTGGCCGTTTACCCGATGGTTATGCCGCGGTTGTTGACCCGCGTACATTTGGTGGCTCAATCACGTATCGCTTCTAATAAAAATAACCATAAAAAACCCCGCAGTTGCGGGGTTTTTTTATTGAAAACGTTGACCTTTGTGGTCTAATTGGACTGCAAATCAATTGGTGTCGATTCTTTAGCCTTACCTTGCATAATCGATATTTCAACCCGACGGTTGCGGCGACGCGACTCTTCATCAACATTCGGCTCTAATGGTCTGGTATCTGCTCGACCAATTACCACCATGCGACCTTTGTCAAACGACGGTACTTTTTGCATTTCCGTTGCTACCGCAACAGCGCGCTTAGCAGAAAGGTCCCAATTATTAGTGTAAAGTTCGTTGCTCACTTGAAAATCATCGGTATGACCCGATACCGTAATTTCGCCGGGCACATCATTTAGTAATGCCGCTATTTCTTGAATAATTGGCTTAAACTGTGGTTGTAAAAATGCACTACCCGATGGAAACGAGCCATTTTCCCGAATACGGATCACAATTTGCTGACCGAGCGATTCTAATTCAATTGCGCCATCAATAATTTGTTGCTCCAGCTGCTGCGCGATTTTTTTAAGTAGCTCGTTGGTTTTTTCTTGCTGCGCTTCGCTGGCGGTTTGTTTAGAGGTACTTGCCGATTCGCCACCTCTGCGATTACCGCGTTGCTCTTGTCTGCCACCTGCACTGTCCTCTTCACCAGCTTGAAATTCAAGCATTTGCTGAGTCATCTCGACAGTTTGCTGCTGAATTGTTTCTATCGGCGTTGGGTCGGGCTTACCTGGACGAAACTCCATAGCAATTACGCTAGTACCTTTTGGAATATCTTTAACTTCAATCTTATTTTGTACACCAAATGCAAACTTCATCGAGCCTGCAATCTGCTTAAACTTCAGTACATCCATTTCTGAGAAAGCTAATAACAATACAAAGAAGCACATTAATAGCGACATTAAATCAGCAAAGGTGCCCATCCACGCCGGTAATCCGGGAGGCGGGCATTTACACTCTTCTGCTTCGTCCGACATCGTCTACCCCTCAGTATCCACTTGGCGTTTAGACTCTGCTAAATAGTTTTTCAAAATACCTTCGATCACTTTTGGATTTTGGCCATCTTGAATACCTAAAATAGCGTCTAAAATTAAGCGCTGATTGAGTTGCTCTTCGTCTTTGCGGTTTTCTAATTTAGCTTGAATTGGAATGGCAATTACGTTCGCAAGGAATGCACCATAAAGTGTTGTAAGTAAGGCAACCGCCATCGCAGGACCGATGGCTTTGGGGTCATCCATGTTCGATAACATGGCTACCAGGCCAATCAAGGTACCAATCATGCCCATCGCAGGCGCAACATCACCCAGTGCTTTAAATAATCCAGCACCAGCTTCATGACGTGTTGTGGTTAAACTTATATCTTTTTGCAATGTGGCACGCACTACATCAGCGTCATGGCCATCCACAAGCATATCAATGCCTTTACGCATAAAAGGGTTAGGGATATCAGCTTCTTCTAGTGCTAAAAAGCCGCCTTTACGGGCTGCATCTGCCAGCTCTACTGATTTTTCAATAAGTTCTTCAGGCGCTTCAATTTTAAACATAAAGGCCTTACCGGCGACTTTACCTATGCCAAAAAATTGCCCCATAGTGTAGTTAGAGAGTACAACAAATAATGAACCACAAAATACAATGAGTACTGAGGGCACATCGACAAACATGCCAATATCACCACCCATGACCATTGCCATCACAATGAAACCGATTGCACCGACAATGCCTATAACCGTTGCTAAATCCACTTTGACTCCCAGTTGTAATACTTATAAACCAAGTTTGGGTTTTAAATTTGAGGCTCAATATGCTTGCGTGAAGACAAGATACCGTAACTATTATAATAATTTACTTTTATTTATCGGCAAGCGCTAGCAAAGTATTAGTAATTTATTTTGCACACATCAACTTAGCTTTCAATAAAAACAGTGACATGATATCAGCCCCAGACAGAATCACCTTAATACTGCTAGCAATAAAGTTTAGCTGCATTTATGACAAATTTATGCGCGCTAACCCAACCTTTAACAAATTAATTTAGCTCAAATAGGAGTAAAACAAAGCGTTAAAGCACATTCGTTAGGATATTTAGCAAGTTAAATTGAATTAGCGCGGCAATAACCATAAAATTAGCCAATTCTTTTTTACTTTGCGTGGCAGGTAACTTATGGCGAGCAAAAAGCCTGAAAATTTAAGCTTCGAAGAAGCCATTTCAGAACTTTCAACAATTGTAACTGAAATGGAACACGGTGATTTGCCTCTCGAAACAGCGTTAAAGCAATTTGAGCGTGGTATTGCCCTCGCCTCGGCTTCATCACAAAAGCTTGAGCAAGCACAACAAAAAGTGCAAATCTTGATGGGGCAAAATGACAATGCCCAACTTGTGGATTTTAACCAATAGGCGTTCAATTGAATTCTGTCGACTCTATAATCTCTGCGTATTTGCCGCGCATTGAAGAAAATTTGAGTGCGCTGATCCCAGCGTCACATCACACGGATGAAAAACTCGTAGCCGCATGTCGCTACAGTTTATTAAATGGTGGAAAACGTTTACGACCGATTTTGGTTTACCTAACAGGTGAATTATTTAACGCCGACAACGCCGATCTAGACCGAATTGCATGTGCAATTGAGTGTATTCATAGCTATTCGTTAGTGCACGATGACCTGCCGGCGATGGATGATGATGAACTGCGCCGCGGCAGACCGACATGTCACATAGCTTACGATGAAGCGACTGCAATTTTAGTAGGCGATGCACTACAGTGTTTAGCATTTGAAACCATTACTGAATCTCAATTCAATTGCACTACTGTTAACAACCAGCTAAAAATCGTGAACACCCTCGCCAATGCGTCTGGGTTATTGGGTATGTGTGGCGGACAAGCACTTGATATTGCGGCAACTGATTCGGTAATTACCCTAACTCAACTTGAGCAAGTACATAAATTAAAAACCGGTGCACTGCTAAAATCGGCAATAAAGATGGGCGCTCTTGCCGGTAATGCCAACGAATTAGAAATTGCGGCACTAGCACGCTATGCTGAAGCAATTGGCCTTGCATTCCAAGTTCAAGACGACATTCTTGATGTTGAAGGTGATACGCACACCTTAGGTAAACCACAAGGGTCAGACATCGAAGCCAACAAAGCAACCTACCCTGCTTTACTAGGCATTGAAGGCGCGAAAGAGAAAGCGCAAAATCTTGTGAACCAAGCAATTGACGCTTTGTCTGAAATAGATGCCGATACAGGTCGACTCAAAGCGATTGCAGAATATATAATTGCTAGAGATCACTGATCCCTAGTGCGCCAAATAAGCGATAACAATAAATTGGCGACTCATTTTTAGGATAGAATTTAAAACATCATGACATTTGATAGTAGCAAGTATCCATTATTAAGCTTAGCGAATACGCCAGAGCAACTGCGTGAAATACCGCAGCAAAACTTGGCTGAGCTAAGCGATGAACTGAGAGAGTACTTACTTAACTCGGTATCACAAAGTAGTGGGCACCTCGCCTCAGGTCTTGGCACCGTTGAGCTAACTGTGGCGTTGCATTACGTATATAACACACCATTTGACCGTTTGATATGGGATGTTGGCCATCAGGCATATCCACATAAAATTTTAACAGGTCGCCGTGAGCAAATGCATACCATTCGCCAAAAAGATGGTTTGCACCCATTCCCTTTCCGTGAAGAAAGTGAATACGATACCTTTAGCGTAGGTCATTCAAGTACCTCAATTTCTGCGGCACTTGGTATGGCGCTGGCGTCTGAAAAAGAAGGCCAAGACCGTAAAGTTGTTGCCGTTATTGGTGATGGTGCGATTACTGCGGGTATGGCATTTGAGGCAATGAACCACGCCGGTGACTTAAATCCCGATATGCTGGTTATTCTGAACGACAACGAAATGTCGATTTCAGAAAACGTAGGCGCGCTCAACAACCACTTTGCACGTATTCTGTCAGGTAGCTTTTATACCAACATTCGTGAAGGCGGTAAAAAGCTACTGTCAGGCATGCCACCGGTAAAAGAGCTGGCAAGTCGTATGGAAGAACACCTTAAAGGTATGGTGATCCCAGGTACGTTTTTCGAAGAATTAGGCTTTAACTACATTGGGCCAATTGATGGCCATGATGTTGGCATGCTAACCGACACCTTACGTAATATGCGTAACTTAAAGGGTCCGCAATTACTTCACGTACGCACGCAAAAAGGTAAAGGTTATAAACCAGCAGAAGCTGATCCTATTGGCTACCACGGCGTACCAAAGTTTGACCCAAGCGAAACCAGCTTGCCAAAGTCAAAACCGAGCGCACCTACTTTCTCAAAAGTATTCGGCGATTGGCTATGCGATATGGCCGCAAAAGACCCGAAACTTATGGCAATTACGCCTGCGATGCGTGAAGGTTCAGGCATGGTGCGCTTTTCAAAAGAGTTCCCAAGCCAATATTATGATGCGGCAATTGCCGAACAACACGCGGTAACCTTAGGTGCAGGCTTAGCCTGTGAAGGGCTTACCCCAGTTGTGGCGATTTACTCAAGCTTTTTGCAACGTGGTTACGATCAACTTATCCACGATGTAGCATTACAAAACCTACCAGTAATGTTTGCCATTGACCGTGCAGGCGTGGTGGGTGCAGACGGTGAAACTCACCAAGGTGCATACGATTTAAGCTACATGCGCTGTATTCCAAATATGGTGATCATGGCACCAAGTGATTTAGACGAATGTCGTCAAATGCTTTACACCGGCCATCTTCATCAAGGACCAAGCGCGGTACGTTACCCTCGTGGCAGCGCAGGCGAAATTATGCCAAATGATGCGATGAGCGCACTTGAGATTGGTAAAGCTAAGGTTATTCGTGAAGGTAAGGACACAGCAATTTTAAGCTTTGGTACCTTGCTTGACGAAGCAAAGCAAGTGGCTGCAGCGCTTAACGCGACGCTACTTGATATGCGTTTTGTTAAGCCACTTGACGAAACGGCAATTAAACAGCTTGCAGCTTCTCACAGCACCTTAGTTACCCTTGAAGATAACGCGCTTATGGGCGGTGCAGGCTCTGCTGTGAACGAATTTGTAATGGCAGAAAAGTTAAGCATTCCAGTACTTAACTTAGGCTTACCTGATGTGTTTATTAAACACGGTACGCAGCAAGAGATCCATCAAGAGCTCGGCCTTGACGCTGACGGTATTCAAAAGAGTATCGAAACGTACTTAGCCAAATAGCGCATGCCTTAAGAATTCAGGTTTCAGCAACTTACTGAAATCTGAATTCTAAATCTTTACACTTAACTTTTTTATATCTCGGAAATATGCAGTTTAGCTTGCTCAGAATCTAATAACGATTCTAACTGCTGAGCAACACGTTCACTGTCTTCAAATTCAAACGCATCGATATTATCTGAAAAGCTAAAGTAAGCCACACTGCCCGGTTTTTTCGCCTTTGCTTTTTGCAGTGCAATATCAGCAATTTTAATAGATGTTTCCCAGCTAATAATTTGTCCGCCAAGTAACGGTAGTGGGTAAAATGCCCAACCAACCGAGCCTGTTAGTTTTGTTTTACGGCCATCAGGCATAACAAAATTTTGCCCAGCAAGCTGATGACTAATACTGCGCGCAAACTGATGTACGGCGCTCTTTTGCATATCCCTTAATAAAATCAAGAACTCATCGCCACTCCAACGTACCACATAGTCGGCACCTTGTACCTGCTCTGTCAGCAAGGACGCAATTTGCTGTAAACAGTTATCGCCAGCAAACGAACCAAACACATCGTTAACGCGGCTAAACTTGTCTAAGTTCAAAATCAGCAGTGCCATACATTTACCCTGAATTTCAAGGCTTTCGCGGTTACTTTGGAAATGCTCGATGTCTTTCGGTAGTTGATCAAATAAGAAGCGACGGCTGCGAAGGCCTGTAAGCTCATCTGAGTGACTTACCAGTTTGAGCCTGTCGTTAGCTTTATTAAGTTGCTCGTTCGCAGAGATAAGCGCTTGAGTACGCGTTTCAACTAAGCGTTCTAACTCTTCTTGTTTTCGCCTTTCTTGATTGCGATAGAACAAAAACACAATATACAGGGCAAGAATAAACGACATCACAACGATTAAACGAAACACCACAGTTTCATCGAAGGCTTTTGGAATAATCAAGGTTTGTGAAATCGTATCGGCACTACTCCACTCTTGTCCGCGTCGTTTTGCTTGCAGTTCAAAAATAAACTGTCCAGCTGGTAAGTTTGCATAGTTTGCTTCACGGCTATTATTTGCTTCACGCCATACCCCATCAAGGCCAACAAGGCGGTAGCGAAAATCAATTTCAGAAGCGGTTTGGAAGTTAATTGCAGTATAACCCAGTGTTAAATTTCGCTCCTCTGTTTGCAGAGTAAGGGTATCGACCTCAGGTACTGAATAGGTATTTTTCTCGCCCCCGTTATCGGCCGTGACCGTTTCAATAATCGGGCGAATATCACTTTCACTAAACAACCGAATATTGGTTGGAATTTCAACTAAACCAGATTTACTTGGATACCATAAGCTCGAACCGATACGGGCAATTGCACCAAGCGCATTACCCGAGCAACACTGGCTGGTTTTGCCATCAAGCTGTTTGTTGTAAGGCGAGATAACCTGTTCAACTTCAAGCGATTGAATGCCTTCTTCAAACTGTTTAAGCGGCAAGCGATAGACACCTTTGCTAGTGCTCACCCACAAATAATTCAGGACTTGATCAAAATGCAAACTTAAAATAGGTCCGTAAGGCAAGCCATTAGATACATCTAACTGACGCCAAACGCCTTTTTCACTGCGATAAAATAAGCCATTATTTTGCGTTGCAACAAACAGCCTATTTTCAACGGGAAGAATAAAACTAATATTTGATTCAGCTAATGCGCTGCCCATGGCTAAACGCTCGATACCACGCTCACTGAAAAAATAAGCGCCGCGCGAAGTGCCTAAGTAACCTTTGCCATTTTGCTCATCGATAAAGGTAATGTATTTACTATCAAGAAACGAGTTATAAACAAACGAGCGTAAACCGTTAAACGCCAAACGATATAAACCACGATCTGTGGCTAACCAAACGCCGCCTTGCTCTGCACTTTCTATAGCAAACACGGCTGTTGCACGTAAGGTTGCGGCATCAAGTTTAAGTAATTCTTTACCATCGTAAACAAAGGCCCCACGGTTGGTTGCGATAAATAAACGCGAGCCCTGAAAATGTAAATCATGAACGGTCAAACCACCGAGTTTTGCCGCCGCGATTTCTACGTTAAATAAACCGCTTTCATCTAAATAACCAATACCATTTTTGGTGGCTAGCCATAAACGCTGATCTTCTCCATATTTTAGCGTAGTAACCGATTGATTTAAGCCTTTACTATCGCGATGACGCTTTACTTGGCTAGGGCGCGCTTGCCACAATCCTTCTGTTAAACTTGCAAGCCAAATAATGTCGTCTTGCCCTCTGAAAATATCTGAAAACCAAACCGTTTGTTCAAGGTCTGATTGCTCAATCCACTGCCAAATACCACTGCTATCGCGATACAATAATCGCCCTTTAGTCGAAACCCACAATGAACCATCTGAATCGTACATAAATTTATATACTGTGGCGTTATTGGCATAAGGTAATGAAAAAGGTCTCAACTCTTGGTCAATATCGAGAAAGTAAGCGCCAACTTCAGAGGCAATAAATAAGTCCCCTTCCAGCCACGCTAAGTCGTATAATACCGATTGTGCTAAGCGCTGCGGCAATGAAATACGTTCGGTAATTTCAAAGCGGATTTTACCGGTAGTTTCATTCGCTAAACTTTGTAAATGCAGTAAAAAACGATCGTTAATCAACCAAATACCGTCAGGCGACAGTGCCATTTTGCGCACTTCACCAATCAGTTTCACTAAGGCATTTCGTTTATTGCTAAAGTTATTATTAGTGTCATTTACGCCAAGCAGCTGAGAAATGGTATTGAGTTTTTGGTTGGAGTAAAGGTAAAGACTGTTCGATGCAATCCAGATACGGCCGTTGTTGTCTTGTGCGATATCACGTACTGGGCCGTTTAAACTAAAGCGCTCTGATGTCAGCTCACTTGGGCTAAATTTTACTAGCCCGTTATCGGTGCCGATCCATAAAAAACCGTCGTTATCGATAAGCAAACTGTTAATTGCATTGCTTGGCAAAAAATCACTGTTATTGACATTAAAATTAGTAAAGCGATTACCGTCGAAACGACTCAAGCCAAACTGGGAGCCAATCCACAAGTAACCTTGTTGGTCTTGTACAATGTTTTTAAGTGATTGTGATGCAAGCCCGTGCTGAATATGCCATTGTTTTACCACATAGTCATCAAGCGAAGCGTATGTCGGTTTGAGTGTACTAAGTAATACAACTGTAAATAACAATATTAAGCGAAACAGCACGGTTTATCTCATTATTAAATTAGCCCGTAATAAACAACTAGCTGTAAACATATAAGTGAAAATATCCCTGCCAGAATATCGTCAACCATAATGCCAAAGCCACCTTTTACATGTTTATCGAGCAGTGTGATCGGCCAAGGTTTAACAATATCGAAAAAGCGGAATAAGATAAAGCCAACCAGTAAGGTTTGCCACGAAATCGCTGCGCCAATCATGGTGATATAAAAACCCGCCACTTCATCCCAAACAATGGCAGGGTGATCATGTACGCCAGCATCGCGGCTTGCAACGTCACAAAACCAAATACCAATAGCGCAAATTGCAATCGCAACAACCAACTGTAGCCACAGCGGCGCCATCATGGTAAGGAAAATAAACGGAATTGCCGCTAAGGTACCAAAGGTGCCAGGTGCTTTAGGCG
This region of Pseudoalteromonas spongiae UST010723-006 genomic DNA includes:
- the dxs gene encoding 1-deoxy-D-xylulose-5-phosphate synthase; this translates as MTFDSSKYPLLSLANTPEQLREIPQQNLAELSDELREYLLNSVSQSSGHLASGLGTVELTVALHYVYNTPFDRLIWDVGHQAYPHKILTGRREQMHTIRQKDGLHPFPFREESEYDTFSVGHSSTSISAALGMALASEKEGQDRKVVAVIGDGAITAGMAFEAMNHAGDLNPDMLVILNDNEMSISENVGALNNHFARILSGSFYTNIREGGKKLLSGMPPVKELASRMEEHLKGMVIPGTFFEELGFNYIGPIDGHDVGMLTDTLRNMRNLKGPQLLHVRTQKGKGYKPAEADPIGYHGVPKFDPSETSLPKSKPSAPTFSKVFGDWLCDMAAKDPKLMAITPAMREGSGMVRFSKEFPSQYYDAAIAEQHAVTLGAGLACEGLTPVVAIYSSFLQRGYDQLIHDVALQNLPVMFAIDRAGVVGADGETHQGAYDLSYMRCIPNMVIMAPSDLDECRQMLYTGHLHQGPSAVRYPRGSAGEIMPNDAMSALEIGKAKVIREGKDTAILSFGTLLDEAKQVAAALNATLLDMRFVKPLDETAIKQLAASHSTLVTLEDNALMGGAGSAVNEFVMAEKLSIPVLNLGLPDVFIKHGTQQEIHQELGLDADGIQKSIETYLAK
- a CDS encoding TonB-dependent receptor; this encodes MPTAKSIASFKLSTLKLVISASLYSGFTIAEDEQELESIEKIIVIGEKADRTLKDTASSVSVITEETLRSIQNITVSQAVSEIPNVVTLTGAVPDIRGVSGNGSASGFNGVTGGARARVSTLIDGVAEPFMADLTGDSGIWDVEQIEVFRGPQSTSNGRNSLGGLIYIKTKDPSYDWEGAARVGYRNQDQYVDTSVMASGPLIDEQLAFRFTGQLLSGESYDNSVIYEDHDPTFDLDELKTTRLKAKLLWEPSALDDFSALLTISDNSEKGDTGRKYFKAANPWDYIPTGQRYMDTDSTTVSAKFDYKASNNIAFDLLIAGMDYQWGFETYDSKVEDRQILTTEEQNLTIDGKMRFGLNNDALYGFVGLAYFEREQDYESVGGSEYHGHDESDSKAIYGEVSYIFADDFTLIAGGRVEKESQYRDYFGKKLSVLDQDNTITLPKLVLQYAISDATTATVSARKGYNSAGGALDWFAGEYYYYDSESVNTFETGIRSSLNNGNINVSANLFYNDYSDYQATNLQRRISNIDSVVTYGLETEISAMVTQDLRLNAGLGLMNSEIKDDSPGYESINGNELSSAPGITANLGASYWFTDALSAKASISFVDDYYGETSNTEERIAGDYTVARVSLNYELENWIINAFINNLTDEKAVTVYQPVQPGGRLPDGYAAVVDPRTFGGSITYRF
- a CDS encoding phosphatidylglycerophosphatase A yields the protein MAQFNLKKFTHFCALGFGLGLAPKAPGTFGTLAAIPFIFLTMMAPLWLQLVVAIAICAIGIWFCDVASRDAGVHDHPAIVWDEVAGFYITMIGAAISWQTLLVGFILFRFFDIVKPWPITLLDKHVKGGFGIMVDDILAGIFSLICLQLVVYYGLI
- the xseB gene encoding exodeoxyribonuclease VII small subunit, whose protein sequence is MASKKPENLSFEEAISELSTIVTEMEHGDLPLETALKQFERGIALASASSQKLEQAQQKVQILMGQNDNAQLVDFNQ
- a CDS encoding flagellar motor protein MotB, encoding MSDEAEECKCPPPGLPAWMGTFADLMSLLMCFFVLLLAFSEMDVLKFKQIAGSMKFAFGVQNKIEVKDIPKGTSVIAMEFRPGKPDPTPIETIQQQTVEMTQQMLEFQAGEEDSAGGRQEQRGNRRGGESASTSKQTASEAQQEKTNELLKKIAQQLEQQIIDGAIELESLGQQIVIRIRENGSFPSGSAFLQPQFKPIIQEIAALLNDVPGEITVSGHTDDFQVSNELYTNNWDLSAKRAVAVATEMQKVPSFDKGRMVVIGRADTRPLEPNVDEESRRRNRRVEISIMQGKAKESTPIDLQSN
- the pomA gene encoding flagellar motor protein PomA, which encodes MDLATVIGIVGAIGFIVMAMVMGGDIGMFVDVPSVLIVFCGSLFVVLSNYTMGQFFGIGKVAGKAFMFKIEAPEELIEKSVELADAARKGGFLALEEADIPNPFMRKGIDMLVDGHDADVVRATLQKDISLTTTRHEAGAGLFKALGDVAPAMGMIGTLIGLVAMLSNMDDPKAIGPAMAVALLTTLYGAFLANVIAIPIQAKLENRKDEEQLNQRLILDAILGIQDGQNPKVIEGILKNYLAESKRQVDTEG
- a CDS encoding ligand-binding sensor domain-containing diguanylate cyclase, encoding MLFRLILLFTVVLLSTLKPTYASLDDYVVKQWHIQHGLASQSLKNIVQDQQGYLWIGSQFGLSRFDGNRFTNFNVNNSDFLPSNAINSLLIDNDGFLWIGTDNGLVKFSPSELTSERFSLNGPVRDIAQDNNGRIWIASNSLYLYSNQKLNTISQLLGVNDTNNNFSNKRNALVKLIGEVRKMALSPDGIWLINDRFLLHLQSLANETTGKIRFEITERISLPQRLAQSVLYDLAWLEGDLFIASEVGAYFLDIDQELRPFSLPYANNATVYKFMYDSDGSLWVSTKGRLLYRDSSGIWQWIEQSDLEQTVWFSDIFRGQDDIIWLASLTEGLWQARPSQVKRHRDSKGLNQSVTTLKYGEDQRLWLATKNGIGYLDESGLFNVEIAAAKLGGLTVHDLHFQGSRLFIATNRGAFVYDGKELLKLDAATLRATAVFAIESAEQGGVWLATDRGLYRLAFNGLRSFVYNSFLDSKYITFIDEQNGKGYLGTSRGAYFFSERGIERLAMGSALAESNISFILPVENRLFVATQNNGLFYRSEKGVWRQLDVSNGLPYGPILSLHFDQVLNYLWVSTSKGVYRLPLKQFEEGIQSLEVEQVISPYNKQLDGKTSQCCSGNALGAIARIGSSLWYPSKSGLVEIPTNIRLFSESDIRPIIETVTADNGGEKNTYSVPEVDTLTLQTEERNLTLGYTAINFQTASEIDFRYRLVGLDGVWREANNSREANYANLPAGQFIFELQAKRRGQEWSSADTISQTLIIPKAFDETVVFRLIVVMSFILALYIVFLFYRNQERRKQEELERLVETRTQALISANEQLNKANDRLKLVSHSDELTGLRSRRFLFDQLPKDIEHFQSNRESLEIQGKCMALLILNLDKFSRVNDVFGSFAGDNCLQQIASLLTEQVQGADYVVRWSGDEFLILLRDMQKSAVHQFARSISHQLAGQNFVMPDGRKTKLTGSVGWAFYPLPLLGGQIISWETSIKIADIALQKAKAKKPGSVAYFSFSDNIDAFEFEDSERVAQQLESLLDSEQAKLHISEI
- the ispA gene encoding (2E,6E)-farnesyl diphosphate synthase, which encodes MPRIEENLSALIPASHHTDEKLVAACRYSLLNGGKRLRPILVYLTGELFNADNADLDRIACAIECIHSYSLVHDDLPAMDDDELRRGRPTCHIAYDEATAILVGDALQCLAFETITESQFNCTTVNNQLKIVNTLANASGLLGMCGGQALDIAATDSVITLTQLEQVHKLKTGALLKSAIKMGALAGNANELEIAALARYAEAIGLAFQVQDDILDVEGDTHTLGKPQGSDIEANKATYPALLGIEGAKEKAQNLVNQAIDALSEIDADTGRLKAIAEYIIARDH